The DNA window TTGGCTCATACCGACCGGAGCCCTTGGATCCCGTTCGGGTGTGGTTGGCGCGTTAAGGCTGAGTCTCACGCCCTGCGATCTGGTATGGTTTAATGAGGCGTTCCATACGGGGCGATGGACTGGCAAACGTGGAAGCGCTGGAGTTTTCCCGCGATGTGCTCGACTGGGCTGCTGAAAAAGCGGGCCAAACCTTGCATTCTTTTGCCGAGAATGTCGCCAAGCGCGAGAAAGACCGGGAACGCATCGCGGAAGGCCTCTTAACCATTCCGCAAGCCGAAAAGCTGGCGAAGGCAGCACGGATCCCCTTCGGTTACTTGTTTCTTTCTGAGCCGCCCGAGCTCGCGCGACCTAACATTCCAGACCTGCGACAGATCCAGGAAGCCCAACCTTTAAGCGGAGATTTTTATGAGACGCTTGAGGACGTGCTTGCCAAGCAGAGTTGGCTGATCGAGTACCTAACAGAAGCTGGCGCAGCGGAACTCCCCTTCGTTGGACGATTTGCGAATGACGCGCGTCGAAATGCGGATGACATCGTGGCTGATATGCGCCGCGAACTTGGGGTAACCACCGATGATCGTCGCAAGAGCCCTGACGCTGCTACGTATTTCTCCACCCTGAGTGCCAAGGCTGAAGCTAGAGGCGTACTAGTCTTTAAGACAAGCTATGTAAAATCCAACACGCGACGCCCGATCTCCGAGAAAGAATTCAGAGGTTTTGCCATTGCGCACAAGATGGCCCCACTCGTGTTCGTTAATGGTCGAGATGCCGAGGTCGCAGCGGTCTTTACGCTTGTTCACGAGCTGGCGCACATCTGGCTTGGCATAACGGGTGTTTCCGACGTTACGCCAAGTCGATTCGGGAATCCGGTTGAGCGCCTGTGCAATCGCGTTGCAGCCAACTTTTTGGTCCCTATCGATGCCTTTTTGGAACTTTGGGCTGGCCCACAAGATCTAGACAGGGTTGCTAAGTATTTTCGCGTGAGTAAGCTCGTTATCGCGCGGCGCGCGCTTGATAACAAGCTTGTCGATCAAGCATTCTATGATGAAGTTGCAGCCAATACCCAAAAAATAAAGCCCAGCGGCAAACCGACCGCCCTTGTGACCATTCCGATCCGAAACAGCAGGAAATTCACGCGAACGATTGTGGCGAGCGCGATGAGTGGCCAGACGTTGCTGCGTGACGCCGCGAGTTTATTGAACGTCAAGCCAGATACAGTCGTGGCTTTGGCGAAGGGGCGGACCGATAATGGCTAATAAGTACATCATCGATTCCAATGTTTTCATCCAAGGCAAGAATTTCCATTACCACTTCTCCTTTTGCGAAGGATTTTGGGACTGGGTTCACGAAGGTTTCGATAAGGGCATGGTCTACAGCATCGGCAAGGTTCGCGCGGAACTACTCGCAGGAAAGAAGGGTGACGAAGCCCGAAAATGGGCTGAAGGTATGCCCGATGGCTTCTTCCTGGAAGATGTTGGCGATGCCGCTGTAATGAAGCAGTACGCTCATTGCATGGCATGGGCCGCCGGCGACAAACACTATCAACCAGCGGCGTTGACCCGGTTTGCTGAAGCGAAACGTGCCGATGCGTTCTTGCTCGCCTACGCCCGCGCCCATGGACACATCGTGGTGACTCAGGAATTGTCGCAGCCCGATAAAAGGAAGGAAGTGCCCATCCCGGACGCTGCGCTGAAGATCGGTAACATTAAGACGATGACAATTTACGAATTGCTTCAGGCACACGCACAGCCGACATTCGTATTCAAGCCGTAAAGGCGGAATTGTAACCTGCCAACTTACACCGTGTAGGCAACTGCTCAGCCTGCCGGTCGAAAACACGCGAAGTTGCCCCTAAATTCTCGTTTGTCTCAGGCTGTGCGACTGCCCGCTTGAAGAATCGGGTTCGGCAGAGTTGCCGGGGAGGACTTTATGAATCAGTGGAACTGGGTGGCGATTCGGGCCTACGGCCGGGCCGCGTTCGCGCTGCTGATGGCGGTGGTGTCGATAGCGATGCTGTCGCAGTGGCAGGCAAGCCCTCTGCTGGCCGGGTTCGTGGTGGTCGGGCGCTGGGTGCCGCTGCTGGCGCTGGCGGTCACGTTGTGGCTGGTGGCTGCCCCCACGTACAGACTGGTGCAGTGGCAGCGCGGTCATGGGTTCGATTGCCCGCGTTGCGGCGGCCCGCTGGGGCATGAACGCACGGGCTACGCCAGCCGAGGCGGCGCTTACCGGCGCTGCTATGCGTGTGGCGACAACATAAACCACCGACACTATATGAGTAACGCCGCATAACGCGGGCTACGTGCCAACTACAGGCCAAAACGTGCTGCAGAAGAGCAAAAGGGTTAGGCCGCAAGGCCTAACCCTTTCTGTTTCATCTTGGTGCCGGAGGTGGGACTCGAACCCACACGCTTTTAAGGGCGGCGGATTTTGAGTCCGCTGCGTCTACCGATTCCGCCACTCCGGCAGCGGGCTGCGCAGTATAGCGGGGCTTGCGCGCGGAGTCTGCCCCCCCCCTCTTCGCGGTGCCGGCGGGGTCCGGGCCTGAAGCCGCGGGGTCGGCGGCAGGCCCGCTGCGCGCGGCGCCTCAGTGCGGTTCGGCCGCAGCGGCGTAGACCGGCTCGTCGAAGGCATCGGCGTCGTCCGCGGCCTGGGGGGCCCGGACGCGGGCGCTTCGGGCCCCGGCGTTGCGCCGCCCGTTCTCGCCGGCCGGCGCCGGCCGTTTCGGGCGCAGCGGGGCCGCTTCGGGCGGCGGGGTCACGATGCAATGGATGGCGGCGGCAGTGAGCATGGGATCAAGACCGGTGATGGAAGCCTGCGGCGGGCGGATCGACGGATCGGGATCTGCGGGTCGTACGGGCGGATCGGAGCTGCGGATCGGAGCGGGCGGCTGGCGACGGCGGCAGCCCAGGCAGTGGCGGACGCGTCCGCGTTGCAGGGACGACGGTCGCGACAACAGGCCGCCGCAGGGGCATTGCGGTTCCAGGCCGCGCTCCCAGCGCCACACGCGCCAGAGCGCGTGCAGCGCCATCGCCGCGCCCGCCGCCAGCGCTGCCGCCTGCAGGCCGCGCGCGATCGGCGCGAAGGCGGCGGCCTCCGGCGCGGCCGCGGCCTGCAGCAGGAGCGCGCCGCTGGCGACGCCGCCGGCGGCGACCACCACGGGCGGAGCGAACAACTGCAGCAACATCCTGGCACCACGATTCATGAATGCGTCTCCCCGTCTGCGCCGGCTAGCAGAACGCGGAGCGGTCTCAACTTCTGAGACGATGGCCAGAATAGTGCCAGGCACACTGCGCTGCCTCTGCCATTCGTCGTGTGAAACACGCGACCGATGCCGCTTGCGCCCATGCCACCGCTGTGAGCACTCTGACGCAGGCGCGGGGCTAGAATGGCCGGATGTGCCTGATCGCCCTCGCCTGGGACCACCACCCGCGCTACCGCCTGGCCCTGATCGCCAATCGCGACGAGGCCCACGCCCGCCCCAGCGCCGCCGCCGGGCCCGATCCGGAGGCGCCCGAGGTCTACGGCGGACGCGATCTGGTGCAGGGCGGCAGTTGGCTGCAGGTGTCCACGCGCGGACGCTTCGCCGCGGTGACCAACGTCCGCGTCGGCCGCAATCCCGAAGCGCGGCCGCACTCGCGCGGCGGTCTGGTCAGCGGGTTCGTGCGCGGCGACGCGGATGCCGAGTCCTACCTGGCCGCGATGGCGCCGTACGCAGCCGAGTACGGCCGCTTCAATCTGTTGCTGTGGGATGGCGCGCAACTGCGTTTCGCCAGCAATCACCCCGAATTCCAGAGCGCGCCGATCGCGCCCGGCGTGCATGCCATGTCCAACGGCGCGTTCGACGCGCCCTGGCCGAAGAGCGGCCACGCCACCCGCGCCTTGTCGGCCTGGCTGGCTTCGCCTGCCTCTCAAGCCCGCGCTGCGGACGGCGCCGGCGTCGCCGAATTGTTGGCGGCGCTGGCCGATACCGCGCCGGCGCCGGACGCGGCTTTGCCCGACACCGGCGTCGGCCTCGAACTGGAACGCCTGCTGTCGCCGCCGTTCGTGCTCGGCGACGGTTACGGCACGCGCTGCAGCACCGTGGTGTTGGTCGAAGACGATGCGGTGGTGTTCGTCGAACGCCGTTTCGGCCCCAACGGCGCACCCGGCGGCGACAGCGCCGTGCGCCTGCCATTGACCGCCGCTCGTAGCGGTTAGGACACCGCCTGCGCGCGGGCCGCGGCGACGGCCGCGCGTCCGGTTCGAGCATGCGGGTCGAAGCTGCGGCCTGGAAGGCGCGAACGCGGCGACGCGCCGTCGCGACGCGGTTGCGCGCCAAAACCAGCGCCGCTAAAACAGCGCCCCAATGAGAAGGCCCAGGCCTCGAGATTTCCTCGGGTGTCCGGGCCTTCCGTTGTCGGAGCGATTGCATCGGACTCGCGTCCGTTGGTTGTTCTCCGACGCATGCAGGGTACGCCCGGTAACGTTACCGGCCGATCAAATTTTCGTGATCGCGCCTGCGCTCACGCTCGCACGGCGCCTGTTCATGCGCATCGCCCGAGTAAACGCGCATCGCTGCCGCCCCGGCGCTCTGCCCGGCCGGCCACCGCGCCCACGGCCACCAGCCGCGGCCGGTCTGCGCGTAGCGATCGGCCGCGCGCTCGAAGCGGTTGCGCACGCTGATGCCGCCGCACAGCAGGTACAAGGGCAGGAACAGCGGGCCCAGCACCATGTACTGGTAGACATGGGCGCGTTCGTGATCGGACAGGCGGATCGGCGCTTCGACGCAGTGCCCGGCATCGTGCGCATAGGTGAAGCACGGCGAGTCCAGGTCGGCGCCGGTGTGCAGGATCACGTTGCCGAGGGTGATCGCCCCGCCCGGGCCCCAAGGCCAGTGATGGAACACCAGCGCGAGGTCTTCGCGGCGCCAACGCGCGCGCGCGCCGAACGGCATCGCCAGCACGCCGGCGAGCAGGCCGAGCAGGGTCACCGGCGAGGTCCACACCGCGCCCAGCGCACCGCCGGCGATTCGCAGCCACACGCTCAGTCAGCACCCCTCTTCGGGCAGGACCAGCCACAGGATCAGGTACAGCAACACCACCGGCAGGCCGAAGCTGGCCAGCGCCAGGACCACGAATGCGGCGCGCACCAGCACCGGATTCCAGCGCAGGCGCAGGGCGATGCCGCCGGCGACGCCGGCGATCATGCGGTCGTGCCGCGAGCGGCACAGCGGTCGCGCGGAACTGCTCATCCGGCCCAGGTCTCCGAGTGCTGACGGGTCCCGAATGAGTCTAGCGCGTCACCGCGACGGCGGTGTCGAGACGCCGGCGCTGCGTAGCTGAACGAGTTTGCCCCGCAGCCAGGAAGCCGAGCTGACCGGCGCCGCCTGGCCGCAACGCACCCGGTAGGGCTGGCCGCTGAGGCTGCTGCGGCTGGCGGCGCGGTCGATGAACGCCTCGGCGGTGTCGGCCAGATCGCGCTTGCGCAGATAGGCCAGCTTCTTGCGCAGATGCGCCTGCGCCTGCGCGGCGTCGTGCCAACTGCCGTTGCGTTCGAACTGGCAACCGGAGCGGCCCAGGGCTTGGATCAGTTGTTCGATTTCGCGCTCGGCCTGGGCGCTGGGCGCGGCCTGGGCGCCGAAACAGGAGGCCAGCAGGCCGGCCAGCAGCCAGCCGGCGCGGCGCAGGGAACGCGGTGCCGCAGCGCGGCGGCGGAGCTTCAGCGGTTGCATCGGGTTGAGCGAGTCCATGCCGGGGTGCCGAGATCTGTGCTGCGATTCGTGCCGAATTAGAGCGCACCCAGCCAGCTGCCGACCACGTCTTTCCAGATCGCATAGCCCTCGCGGTTCATGTGCAGCCGGTCTTGCAGAAAGAGCCCCGCGCGCGGCGCGCCGTCGGCGTCCAGCATCGGCGTGAACACGTCCAGGTAGTCCACCCCGGTCGCGCTCGCCGCGTAGTCGCGGACCAGCGCGTTGGCCGCGCGCACCTGCGGCAGCAGCGCGGCGCGCGACGGGCTGGGCTTGATCGAGACGAAACCGATCCGCGCCTGCGGCTCGGACTGATGCACGCGCTGCACGAAGGCGACGAAATCGTCGCGCACCTGCTGCGGCGAGCGGCCTTCGGACAGGTCGTTGTCGCCGGCGTAGAACACCACTGCGCGCGGCCGGTACGGCAGCACGATGCGTTCGGCATAGCGCAGCGAGTCGTAGACCCGGGAGCCGCCGAAGCCGCGGTTGATGCTGGCCACCCCCGGGAAATCCTGGTCCAGCGTGGTCCAGTAGCGGATCGAGGAACTGCCGACGAACACCACCCCGCCCGGCCGCCGCCGGACCCGCGCGTCCTCGGCCTCGAAAGCCCGGATGTCGGCTTCCCATTGCTCCGGATCGCGCGGCGCGGCGCCTTCCGCGGCGGCCACCGGGGCGGCGGATGAACCGGCGGTGGCGGCGTCGGAGGAACGCGACGGCGCGACGGCGCAGGCGCTCAGCGCAAGGACGAGACAGACGAGCAGGCAGCGGCGCATGCGGCGATCCGGTCGGAGGAGAAGCGACAGACTAACCCGGAACCGCCGCGCCGCGGCCTCAACGCGAACGCTGCGCCAGCCAGTCGTGGATCGCGCCGGGCACTTCGCGCTGGGCGCGGCCGGAGACGTAGATGCCGATGTGCCCGCCCTTGAACGACAGCTCGCTGTAGTCTTCGCTGCCGACCAGGTTCTTGAGCGCCTTCGATGCGGCCGGCGGCACCAGATGGTCCTGCTCGGCGTAAATGTTCAGCACCGGCATGTCGACATACCCCAGATCGACCGCGCGGCCGCCGATGTCGATGCCGCCCTCGACGAAGCCGTTGCCCTGGTAGAACTGCTTGATGAACTGGCGGAAGGCTTCGCCGGCCTGGTCGGGCGAGTCGAAGATCCACTTCTCCATGCGCAGGAAGTCTTCCAGCGCGCGCTTGTCGTCGAGGATGTCGATCAGGCCGACGTACTTCTGCACGAACAGCCGCCACGGCTTGAGGGTCAGGTAGCACCAGTTCATGACGTCGGCCGGCACGTTGCCGAGCGTGTCGACGAACTGGTCGATGTCCAGGCCGCGGGTCCAGTTCGACAGCATGTTGTCGTCGGTGTGGAAATCCACCGGCGTGACCATGGTGATGAGGTTGCGCACCTTGCGCGGATTCAGCGCCGAATAGCACAGCGAGAACGCGCCGCCCTGGCAGATGCCGAGCAGGTTGATCGCCTCCATCCGGTACTCGCGGCGCAGATGGTCGACGGCGCCGCCGAGAAAGCGCTGGATGTAGTCCTCCAGCTCCAGATAGCGGTCGGAGCGGTCCGGATAGCCCCAGTCGAGGATGTAGACGTCCTCGCCGCGCTCCAGCAGGCCGCGCACGATCGACTTGTCGGCCTGCAGGTCGACCATGTACGGGCGGTTGACCAGCGCATAGGCGATCAGCAGCGGCACTTTGGCGGTCGGCGCTTTCTCGCCGCGGAAGCGGTACAGCACCACCTTTCCGTCGCGCCAGACTTCCTCGCGTTCGGTCGCGCCGTAGTCGATGTTGTCGACCTGGCGCAGCGAGTCCAGGCCGGCGCGCAGTTTCTGCTGCGCCTGCATCGCTTCCTGGGCCAGGGATTCGGCGCTGAAATTGATCGGACCGGTCATCTCAGCGGGCTCCCTTCTTGGCCGGCTTGGCGGCGCCGGACTTGCTCACCGCCGCGGGGCGCGCCGGCGGTTGCGGACGGGCGATCGCGGTCTTGCGCGGCGGCTGGGCGGGCGTCTTCGCGGGCGATGCCGCGCTGACGCTCGGCGCGGCGGCGACCGATTGCGCTGTGCGCGGCTTGGCCGCCTTGGGTTTGACCGCCTTGGGCTTGGCCGCCGCGGACTGGGTCGCGGCAGCGGGTTTGCCCGCGGCCGGCTTGGCGGCGGGCGCCGGTTTCACCTCCGGCCCGCGCGGCGCATCGGCCTCGGCGCGCGCCGGCGCCGGGCGCGACTGCAGCTCGTCGCGCAGCCGGCGCAGTTCGCGTTCGAGCTGAACGATCTTGCGGTGCGCGGCGTCGATCTCGGTGCGGGTCGGCATGCCCAGGCTGCTGGTGGTCTGCTCGACCTCCTTCTGCACCCCGGCGCGCAGCCGCATCTGCGAGTTGACCAGGTCGGCGTAGGCGTCGCGGAAGCGCGGCGACAGGGCGATGTCGGCATAGGCCTCTTCGGCCGCGTCGATCCACAGGTCGAACAGGGCGCGCGCGCTGCCGATCTGACGACCCGGTTCGCTGCGCTCGGCCAGCTTGTTCTCGAAACGCGCGAACGCATCCTGCGCGGCTTCGGCCATCAGCGCGTTATAAGCCTGGCTGCGCTGCTGATAGTCCAGATAGGCCTGGGCCAGGTGCTGCACGCGCTCCTGGTGCTCGCGCGAGAAACCGACCGCCGGCACGCCGAGCCAGGCACGGCCTTCGCTGTGCAGGTTCTGCAGATACGGCGCGATCTGTTCGGCCCAGCGCGAGAAATCCTGCTGGCCCGGGCCGCGCATCGCGCCGAACACATCGGCGAAGGGATTGCCGCCCTGCCCACCCATCGCCTGCTTCCAGGCGCCGGCGATGTCGGCCGCGGACGCGTCGCGGCCGGCGAACTGCGCCGCGAGCTTCTGGATCTCGCCGAACCAGGCGCGCGCCTGGCTGTTGAAGCGGTCCAGGGTGTCGTCGGCCTGCGGGCTGCTGCCCTTGGCCAGTTGCGACCACCATTGCACGGCCTCGTTCCAGCCCGGCAGCGAAGGGGGCGCCGGCTGCGGCGCGGCGCCGCGCATCATCTCGCCCCATGCGCTCCAGTACTGTCGCGCCAGTTGCTCGAATCCGTCGGAACCGGCGGCGCCGAAGCCGCCGGGATTGTTCGAGCCGAAACCGAAATTCGCCATCGCCGCCTCCAGGGATTTGGCCCGATCATAGCAACGGCGTGTTGCCGGGCGCTGCCCGAGCGTCTGGTTCGTCTGGGGCCGGCGCGGCGCGCCGCGATCGCCGGGCCTAGTCCGGTCCACTATCGCTGCGCGGCAGCGGCGGATCGAGCCGGTAGGCCAGGGCCTGAACCTCGTGCACCGCCGGCGCGCCGACCAGGCGCAGCGGAAAACGCGGTTCGCGCCCGGACGATGCCGACGGCGAATCCGGCTCGTCTTCGCTGAAGATCACGTAGTTGACCCCGGCGCCATCCTGCACCGAACGGAACGCGACGCCGTCGAAACGTTCCTCGTGACGGTAGCGCAGGTATTCGATCATCACCTGAGTCACCAGGTAGCCCTCTCCGCCCGGCCGCGCCGGCAGCGAGATCAACCGGTGCAGGTGCTTCAGCAAATGGCGCCGGCGCAGACGCTCGTCCGCGCGGCCGCGGAAGAACTCGAACGCCTGCGGGTCGATCCGCTGATCCAGGCCGCGGAAATCGAACAGTTTCAAGGCGCGCTCGGGCTGGAACGTCCCGACCGCAACCCGGTCGCCGATCGAGGGGCGCACTTCGGCCACGCTGGTGTGCACGGCGCCGGCGCCATAGAACAGCGGCACGCCGGCCGGGTTCATCCGGTTGCTGTTCGCGCGGGCGCGCGGCGCCGCACCGAGTTCGCGCTCGGGCTGCGCCAGCACCCGCGCCAATTTGGCGTCGTCGTCGCAGCAACGCGCGCGGAACATCCGCACGCCGGTGCCCAGTTCGAGGATCGCGGCAGGCCTGTGCCAGGACGGCAGCACTGTGCGCACCTTGGCCTGCAGCGCTTCGTCGAACAAGGACGCGAAGAAGCGCTCGGCGCGGTCGTTGTAGAACCGCTGCTCGTGGCGAAGTGCGTGCACCACCGCCTCCCACTCGCCGAGCAGGTAGTCGTCCTCGTGCTGCTCCGATTCGAACGGCAGGCGCCGTTGCTGGTAACGCTGCTCCGGATGGAACAAGGCGTCCTCGCCGGCGCCCGGCTCGTGCAACTGCCCGGCCACGGTCTCGCAGAAC is part of the Lysobacter firmicutimachus genome and encodes:
- a CDS encoding DUF5329 domain-containing protein; protein product: MDSLNPMQPLKLRRRAAAPRSLRRAGWLLAGLLASCFGAQAAPSAQAEREIEQLIQALGRSGCQFERNGSWHDAAQAQAHLRKKLAYLRKRDLADTAEAFIDRAASRSSLSGQPYRVRCGQAAPVSSASWLRGKLVQLRSAGVSTPPSR
- a CDS encoding class III poly(R)-hydroxyalkanoic acid synthase subunit PhaC, producing MTGPINFSAESLAQEAMQAQQKLRAGLDSLRQVDNIDYGATEREEVWRDGKVVLYRFRGEKAPTAKVPLLIAYALVNRPYMVDLQADKSIVRGLLERGEDVYILDWGYPDRSDRYLELEDYIQRFLGGAVDHLRREYRMEAINLLGICQGGAFSLCYSALNPRKVRNLITMVTPVDFHTDDNMLSNWTRGLDIDQFVDTLGNVPADVMNWCYLTLKPWRLFVQKYVGLIDILDDKRALEDFLRMEKWIFDSPDQAGEAFRQFIKQFYQGNGFVEGGIDIGGRAVDLGYVDMPVLNIYAEQDHLVPPAASKALKNLVGSEDYSELSFKGGHIGIYVSGRAQREVPGAIHDWLAQRSR
- a CDS encoding ImmA/IrrE family metallo-endopeptidase; amino-acid sequence: MEALEFSRDVLDWAAEKAGQTLHSFAENVAKREKDRERIAEGLLTIPQAEKLAKAARIPFGYLFLSEPPELARPNIPDLRQIQEAQPLSGDFYETLEDVLAKQSWLIEYLTEAGAAELPFVGRFANDARRNADDIVADMRRELGVTTDDRRKSPDAATYFSTLSAKAEARGVLVFKTSYVKSNTRRPISEKEFRGFAIAHKMAPLVFVNGRDAEVAAVFTLVHELAHIWLGITGVSDVTPSRFGNPVERLCNRVAANFLVPIDAFLELWAGPQDLDRVAKYFRVSKLVIARRALDNKLVDQAFYDEVAANTQKIKPSGKPTALVTIPIRNSRKFTRTIVASAMSGQTLLRDAASLLNVKPDTVVALAKGRTDNG
- a CDS encoding PspC domain-containing protein; the encoded protein is MSSSARPLCRSRHDRMIAGVAGGIALRLRWNPVLVRAAFVVLALASFGLPVVLLYLILWLVLPEEGC
- a CDS encoding RES family NAD+ phosphorylase, translated to MLRELAEDVFAQGPYAGGICLPCIGNTVLRRLYEERLLPEPCAVCGVQRAGLSVQQIVRAVRGEIRDWFEPHVDLYPGYDGLSLAAVVGRVIGCEHAPFCETVAGQLHEPGAGEDALFHPEQRYQQRRLPFESEQHEDDYLLGEWEAVVHALRHEQRFYNDRAERFFASLFDEALQAKVRTVLPSWHRPAAILELGTGVRMFRARCCDDDAKLARVLAQPERELGAAPRARANSNRMNPAGVPLFYGAGAVHTSVAEVRPSIGDRVAVGTFQPERALKLFDFRGLDQRIDPQAFEFFRGRADERLRRRHLLKHLHRLISLPARPGGEGYLVTQVMIEYLRYRHEERFDGVAFRSVQDGAGVNYVIFSEDEPDSPSASSGREPRFPLRLVGAPAVHEVQALAYRLDPPLPRSDSGPD
- a CDS encoding SGNH/GDSL hydrolase family protein encodes the protein MRRCLLVCLVLALSACAVAPSRSSDAATAGSSAAPVAAAEGAAPRDPEQWEADIRAFEAEDARVRRRPGGVVFVGSSSIRYWTTLDQDFPGVASINRGFGGSRVYDSLRYAERIVLPYRPRAVVFYAGDNDLSEGRSPQQVRDDFVAFVQRVHQSEPQARIGFVSIKPSPSRAALLPQVRAANALVRDYAASATGVDYLDVFTPMLDADGAPRAGLFLQDRLHMNREGYAIWKDVVGSWLGAL
- a CDS encoding DUF4411 family protein; translated protein: MANKYIIDSNVFIQGKNFHYHFSFCEGFWDWVHEGFDKGMVYSIGKVRAELLAGKKGDEARKWAEGMPDGFFLEDVGDAAVMKQYAHCMAWAAGDKHYQPAALTRFAEAKRADAFLLAYARAHGHIVVTQELSQPDKRKEVPIPDAALKIGNIKTMTIYELLQAHAQPTFVFKP
- a CDS encoding NRDE family protein translates to MCLIALAWDHHPRYRLALIANRDEAHARPSAAAGPDPEAPEVYGGRDLVQGGSWLQVSTRGRFAAVTNVRVGRNPEARPHSRGGLVSGFVRGDADAESYLAAMAPYAAEYGRFNLLLWDGAQLRFASNHPEFQSAPIAPGVHAMSNGAFDAPWPKSGHATRALSAWLASPASQARAADGAGVAELLAALADTAPAPDAALPDTGVGLELERLLSPPFVLGDGYGTRCSTVVLVEDDAVVFVERRFGPNGAPGGDSAVRLPLTAARSG
- the phaE gene encoding class III poly(R)-hydroxyalkanoic acid synthase subunit PhaE, translating into MANFGFGSNNPGGFGAAGSDGFEQLARQYWSAWGEMMRGAAPQPAPPSLPGWNEAVQWWSQLAKGSSPQADDTLDRFNSQARAWFGEIQKLAAQFAGRDASAADIAGAWKQAMGGQGGNPFADVFGAMRGPGQQDFSRWAEQIAPYLQNLHSEGRAWLGVPAVGFSREHQERVQHLAQAYLDYQQRSQAYNALMAEAAQDAFARFENKLAERSEPGRQIGSARALFDLWIDAAEEAYADIALSPRFRDAYADLVNSQMRLRAGVQKEVEQTTSSLGMPTRTEIDAAHRKIVQLERELRRLRDELQSRPAPARAEADAPRGPEVKPAPAAKPAAGKPAAATQSAAAKPKAVKPKAAKPRTAQSVAAAPSVSAASPAKTPAQPPRKTAIARPQPPARPAAVSKSGAAKPAKKGAR